From a single Nitrospirota bacterium genomic region:
- the pal gene encoding peptidoglycan-associated lipoprotein Pal, with protein MKQQKDQEKITEKRLDGNVDSSDAMGKGAQYMESKENLFSDLLFEYDKYEVKESYKQTLQAVSSWMTKNTTARLSVEGHCDERGTNEYNLALGDRRAKAVKDYLVSLGVASGRIDVISYGEEKPACKEQTESCWAKNRRAHFTVLIKVGK; from the coding sequence ATGAAGCAGCAGAAAGACCAGGAAAAAATAACCGAGAAACGGCTTGACGGAAATGTTGATTCTTCTGATGCAATGGGTAAGGGTGCCCAGTATATGGAGAGCAAAGAAAACCTGTTTTCAGACCTTCTTTTTGAGTATGACAAGTATGAGGTGAAAGAGTCATATAAACAGACGCTCCAGGCAGTATCGTCGTGGATGACAAAAAACACGACTGCACGATTATCTGTTGAGGGCCATTGCGACGAGCGAGGCACAAATGAATACAACCTTGCACTTGGTGACCGCAGGGCCAAGGCAGTAAAGGATTATCTTGTCAGTCTCGGCGTTGCATCAGGAAGGATCGATGTGATCAGCTATGGCGAAGAGAAGCCTGCCTGCAAAGAACAGACCGAAAGCTGCTGGGCAAAGAACAGAAGGGCTCATTTCACGGTTCTTATAAAGGTGGGCAAGTAA
- the tolB gene encoding Tol-Pal system beta propeller repeat protein TolB — protein MIGHWAWGTGRMAWSGTILYAALLLTLHASLFTVAEARVYIDITSPSAKKLPIAIYDLQGAQGRELSDIIRDDLTFTGLFVCIDKASYIEQASQEFSQQNWRPLGIEAVVKGTITTEQGVAVDLSVYDVFEGNMILNKQYRSDKDLIRQLAHNISNDIYKAFTGQTGMFRTKIAFVAEDDGEKGIYVMDWDGHRVRKLGLKGSLVLAPHWSADGAKIVYSSERGRQWGIYLLDFGKMTEKKIFASKGTNMAGGFSPKGDAITLSSTKDGTPDIYLLSLKDESVKKLTFTQGIEVSPVVSPDGSQIAFVSDRGGSPQIYLMRADGSDIRRITFEGSYNTSPAWSPSGDRIVFSCRRGKNQICIVKPDGSTLMQLTESGNNEDPSFSPEGRHITFSSDRDGTKGIYIMRANGEAQKKISPRGLRSTAPGWSPN, from the coding sequence GTGATAGGGCATTGGGCATGGGGCACGGGCCGGATGGCATGGAGCGGGACGATTCTGTATGCTGCTTTGCTCCTCACGCTTCACGCTTCACTATTCACGGTCGCTGAAGCCAGGGTTTATATCGACATTACTTCGCCTTCTGCCAAAAAACTCCCCATAGCTATCTACGATCTGCAAGGTGCTCAGGGCAGGGAGCTCTCTGATATTATCAGGGACGACCTCACGTTTACCGGTCTTTTTGTCTGCATTGATAAAGCCTCGTACATAGAGCAGGCCTCACAGGAATTCAGTCAGCAGAACTGGAGGCCTCTTGGCATAGAGGCTGTTGTGAAGGGAACGATCACAACGGAACAGGGCGTCGCGGTTGATCTGTCGGTCTATGACGTATTTGAAGGTAATATGATCCTAAATAAGCAGTATCGTTCAGACAAGGATCTTATCCGACAGCTTGCGCATAATATTTCGAATGATATCTATAAGGCCTTCACCGGTCAGACCGGCATGTTCAGAACAAAGATCGCTTTTGTTGCGGAAGACGACGGAGAAAAAGGCATTTATGTCATGGACTGGGACGGCCACCGGGTAAGAAAGCTTGGACTAAAGGGATCGTTGGTCCTTGCACCGCACTGGTCAGCTGATGGCGCAAAAATTGTCTATTCCTCCGAGCGCGGTAGACAATGGGGTATCTATCTGTTAGACTTCGGGAAAATGACCGAAAAAAAGATATTCGCGTCAAAAGGCACCAATATGGCAGGCGGTTTTTCACCAAAAGGTGATGCAATAACCCTCTCTTCAACAAAAGACGGAACCCCTGACATCTATCTGCTGTCTCTTAAAGACGAGTCAGTAAAGAAGCTCACGTTTACGCAGGGCATCGAGGTCTCACCGGTGGTTTCCCCTGACGGCAGCCAGATCGCTTTTGTATCTGACCGCGGCGGAAGCCCGCAGATCTATCTGATGCGTGCTGACGGGAGTGATATCAGGAGGATCACCTTTGAGGGTTCCTATAATACATCTCCCGCCTGGTCGCCATCGGGCGACCGGATCGTATTTTCCTGCAGGCGGGGGAAGAACCAGATCTGTATTGTGAAACCTGATGGGTCAACGCTTATGCAGCTGACAGAAAGCGGCAACAACGAGGATCCATCTTTTTCTCCTGAGGGCAGGCATATAACGTTCTCTTCTGACCGGGATGGCACAAAAGGGATATATATCATGAGGGCAAATGGAGAGGCCCAGAAGAAGATCAGCCCCCGGGGGCTTCGTTCCACTGCCCCGGGATGGTCACCAAACTAA
- a CDS encoding TonB C-terminal domain-containing protein: MRGPSLQATTVLSAALHLTFFLIAALILRYSRNVVMPSPYEVSLVGPTSSSRGGATEEIPGKREQGTGIEHIRQPEKAVRDSKADLKRLEEQLSALKAKKKMHDIVDLHRKVSSVSGSQSKSSPKSSGRGSGSSQGTATYMDKIVAEIKAGWFYPDWADKDLLMTINVRIQKDGTIQVLEIEQKSGNPLFDRSVQQAIIKASPVTPPPQEMEIGMRFYP; this comes from the coding sequence ATGAGGGGGCCGAGTCTTCAGGCAACAACGGTTCTCTCTGCTGCTCTGCACCTCACTTTTTTCCTTATAGCAGCGCTTATCCTCAGGTATTCCCGAAACGTTGTCATGCCTTCTCCGTATGAAGTAAGTCTTGTTGGCCCAACCAGTTCTTCCCGGGGAGGGGCTACAGAAGAAATACCCGGGAAGCGTGAGCAGGGCACAGGAATAGAGCACATCAGGCAGCCGGAAAAAGCAGTCAGGGATTCAAAGGCCGATTTGAAGCGGCTTGAGGAGCAGTTATCTGCACTTAAGGCGAAAAAGAAGATGCACGACATAGTCGATCTGCACAGAAAGGTCTCATCTGTCAGCGGCAGTCAAAGCAAGAGTTCCCCGAAAAGCTCGGGGCGGGGTTCCGGATCATCACAGGGAACGGCAACCTATATGGACAAAATCGTCGCTGAAATTAAGGCTGGATGGTTTTATCCTGATTGGGCAGATAAGGATTTGCTGATGACCATAAACGTAAGAATTCAGAAAGACGGGACCATCCAGGTGCTTGAAATCGAACAAAAATCCGGGAATCCTCTGTTTGATCGATCAGTTCAGCAGGCGATTATAAAAGCCTCTCCTGTCACGCCGCCGCCACAGGAGATGGAGATCGGTATGAGGTTCTATCCGTGA
- a CDS encoding ExbD/TolR family protein has product MKTNRNRTVLSEINVTPFVDVMLVLLVIFMVTAPLMQQGVDVNLPKAKGKELPPDERISLVIKRDRTVYMNDTPVSMAEMKQKLIAVSKLNPNVFLKADKDVPYGLVVEVMGEIKEAGIEKLGMITEPKLDLK; this is encoded by the coding sequence ATGAAGACAAACAGGAATAGAACCGTACTTTCAGAGATCAATGTGACGCCTTTTGTTGACGTCATGCTGGTGCTGCTTGTCATCTTTATGGTGACTGCTCCGCTTATGCAGCAAGGGGTTGACGTGAATCTGCCCAAGGCAAAAGGAAAGGAACTTCCCCCTGACGAAAGGATATCTCTTGTCATAAAGCGGGATCGGACAGTCTATATGAATGATACGCCGGTTTCGATGGCAGAGATGAAGCAGAAGCTCATAGCTGTTAGTAAGCTGAATCCGAATGTTTTTCTCAAGGCAGATAAGGATGTGCCCTATGGTCTGGTGGTTGAGGTGATGGGTGAGATCAAGGAGGCAGGAATCGAAAAACTGGGAATGATAACAGAACCAAAGCTTGATCTGAAATGA
- the tolQ gene encoding protein TolQ — protein MNNSVIQLILNAGYIVKAVLLILMSFSVISWAIIFFKQRYFSSANKESAQFQRIYRSNRDPKSLFQSTRSLTLSPIANVFKAVYTDEAKKDKNEIKRLLRRYETLESVKLEKYLNFLATTGSTAPFIGLFGTVWGIMNAFHGIGSAGSASLAVVAPGIAEALIATAVGLAAAIPAVIAYNYYLSMSRKMILEMEDFSEDLLELFSKAAE, from the coding sequence ATGAATAATTCCGTCATACAGCTTATTCTTAATGCAGGATATATTGTTAAAGCTGTTCTGCTGATCCTCATGTCATTTTCTGTGATCTCCTGGGCCATCATCTTCTTTAAGCAGAGGTATTTCTCTTCAGCCAACAAGGAGTCAGCCCAGTTCCAGCGAATATACCGCTCGAACCGTGATCCCAAATCACTATTTCAGTCAACGAGGAGCCTTACGCTCAGCCCGATCGCAAACGTTTTCAAGGCGGTTTATACCGACGAAGCGAAAAAAGACAAGAATGAGATAAAGCGTCTGCTCAGGAGATACGAGACCCTTGAATCGGTGAAGCTCGAAAAATACCTTAACTTTCTTGCAACAACAGGCTCAACAGCCCCTTTTATCGGTCTGTTCGGAACGGTCTGGGGAATCATGAATGCATTCCATGGTATCGGTTCTGCAGGCTCAGCCTCTCTCGCGGTTGTTGCCCCGGGCATTGCCGAAGCGCTTATCGCAACTGCGGTCGGCCTGGCAGCAGCTATCCCTGCAGTTATTGCGTATAACTACTATCTCAGTATGTCCAGAAAAATGATCCTGGAGATGGAAGATTTTTCTGAGGATCTCCTTGAACTTTTCTCAAAAGCCGCTGAATGA
- a CDS encoding GNAT family N-acetyltransferase: MPGEPEEDVLKFIAKNGEKITLRLAGCQDAEEIISVIKTNAPDRSYVLMEHYGTKSDSVKKYICSMDFEKNLLIVAITDHAVVGALSGIQMDGGKSPQTAHILNIGLHLVPAYRGLGIGSQMLDYAIDWARERRFKKLEANIFTTNKKSLHLFERAGFIEEGMRHKRIRIGKQYIDEVLIGKIL; the protein is encoded by the coding sequence ATGCCCGGAGAACCAGAAGAAGATGTCCTGAAATTCATAGCAAAAAATGGCGAGAAGATCACACTCAGACTCGCTGGGTGTCAGGATGCCGAAGAGATCATCAGCGTGATCAAGACAAATGCTCCGGACAGGAGTTATGTGCTGATGGAGCACTATGGCACAAAGTCGGATTCAGTCAAAAAATATATCTGCAGCATGGACTTTGAGAAAAACCTGCTGATCGTTGCGATCACAGACCATGCTGTGGTTGGAGCACTTTCAGGCATTCAGATGGATGGCGGTAAAAGCCCGCAGACAGCGCATATTCTGAATATAGGCCTTCATCTTGTGCCTGCATATCGCGGACTCGGGATCGGCTCTCAGATGCTGGACTATGCTATTGACTGGGCAAGAGAGCGCAGGTTCAAGAAGTTGGAGGCGAACATCTTCACCACCAATAAAAAGTCCCTTCATCTTTTCGAACGGGCAGGGTTTATTGAAGAGGGCATGCGGCATAAAAGAATTCGTATAGGCAAACAATATATTGATGAAGTGCTTATCGGAAAGATCTTGTAG
- the rsmA gene encoding ribosomal RNA small subunit methyltransferase A encodes MEGHCQTFEHDRGDQARCEIEALMAKKHLGQNFLFDPSILLNIIRPADLSASDTVLEIGPGPGRLTRLLAERVKKVIAIELDQYLYNRLTEELKDLNNIDLVFGDALKFPFERLDRFKVVANIPYYITTPIIFRLIDARRSVESMTLTIQKEVAERIVAGPGTKDYGVLSIMVQFRAEPELKFIIPKEAFRPAPKVDSAVIHMKLRKEPAVSVQDEALFTRVVKTAFSQRRKTLSNSLKAFQDIKKILIKTGIDPQRRPETLSLEEFAKLSDMLAPEDRQQKE; translated from the coding sequence ATGGAAGGGCATTGCCAAACCTTCGAGCATGATCGAGGCGATCAAGCTCGCTGCGAGATTGAAGCTCTGATGGCCAAGAAACATCTTGGCCAGAATTTTCTTTTTGACCCGTCGATACTTCTTAACATAATCCGGCCTGCCGATCTTTCTGCAAGCGACACCGTGCTCGAGATAGGTCCCGGGCCGGGAAGGCTTACAAGACTCCTGGCCGAAAGAGTAAAAAAAGTCATTGCCATCGAGCTTGACCAGTATCTGTACAATAGACTTACCGAAGAACTGAAGGACCTGAATAACATCGATCTTGTTTTCGGTGATGCGCTTAAATTTCCCTTTGAACGTCTTGACCGGTTCAAGGTTGTGGCGAACATACCCTACTATATCACTACACCAATTATCTTCAGACTTATCGATGCCCGCAGATCAGTGGAGTCCATGACCCTTACCATACAGAAGGAGGTGGCTGAGAGGATCGTGGCAGGGCCGGGCACAAAGGATTACGGCGTTCTCTCGATCATGGTGCAGTTTCGCGCTGAGCCTGAGCTAAAGTTCATCATCCCCAAAGAAGCCTTCAGGCCGGCGCCAAAAGTTGATTCAGCGGTGATCCACATGAAGCTGCGGAAGGAGCCGGCAGTGTCTGTGCAGGACGAGGCGCTTTTCACAAGGGTTGTCAAGACCGCATTTTCGCAGAGGCGGAAGACACTTTCGAATTCCCTGAAAGCCTTCCAGGACATAAAAAAAATATTGATAAAAACCGGGATCGATCCTCAACGAAGGCCCGAGACATTGAGTCTCGAGGAGTTTGCGAAACTCTCCGATATGCTTGCGCCTGAAGACCGGCAACAGAAAGAATAA
- the pdxA gene encoding 4-hydroxythreonine-4-phosphate dehydrogenase PdxA, translating into MTKTVAITMGDPAGIGPEVIVNALQNPEVQTACHPIVIGDQTVMQEALKVCSARLNLVPVRSPSDAFPSPGTVRIIDTGALKGFQQGRPSAEGGRACASYIKKAVELARDGQADAIVTAPISKEALKMAGQKWHGHTEMLAELTHTTDYAMMLAGGPLRVILVTIHTSIRNVPQLITRAAVLKTIRLAKKACDMMGISSPRIAVAGLNPHAGEAGIFGTEEIEAISPAIEDAKKDGLPVTGPYPPDTIFHKAYKGDVDIIVSMYHDQGLIPLKMVCFDTGVNVTIGLPIIRTSPDHGTAYDIAWKGIAKPSSMIEAIKLAARLKL; encoded by the coding sequence ATGACGAAAACAGTTGCAATAACTATGGGAGACCCTGCAGGCATAGGGCCTGAGGTCATTGTCAATGCACTTCAGAACCCTGAAGTGCAGACCGCCTGCCACCCGATCGTGATCGGCGATCAAACTGTTATGCAGGAGGCATTGAAGGTCTGCAGTGCCCGCCTTAATCTTGTTCCTGTTCGTTCTCCTTCTGATGCGTTTCCCTCTCCGGGGACCGTGAGAATCATAGACACCGGTGCACTGAAAGGCTTTCAACAAGGCAGACCTTCAGCAGAGGGCGGCAGGGCCTGTGCCAGTTACATCAAAAAGGCTGTTGAGCTTGCAAGGGACGGGCAGGCTGATGCTATCGTGACAGCACCTATATCAAAAGAGGCCCTGAAAATGGCAGGTCAGAAATGGCATGGTCATACAGAGATGCTTGCAGAACTTACCCATACGACAGACTATGCCATGATGCTTGCCGGTGGTCCGCTGCGGGTTATTCTGGTAACCATACATACGTCAATCAGAAACGTGCCCCAACTCATTACAAGAGCGGCGGTCCTGAAAACCATAAGGCTGGCGAAAAAAGCATGCGACATGATGGGGATAAGCAGTCCGAGGATTGCTGTTGCCGGCCTGAACCCGCACGCAGGCGAGGCAGGCATTTTCGGTACAGAGGAAATTGAAGCGATCTCTCCGGCGATCGAAGATGCAAAAAAAGATGGCCTTCCGGTCACCGGACCCTACCCGCCGGATACCATATTCCACAAGGCATATAAGGGTGACGTTGACATCATTGTCAGCATGTATCACGACCAGGGCCTTATCCCCCTAAAGATGGTCTGCTTTGATACAGGCGTAAATGTGACGATCGGCTTGCCGATCATCAGGACCTCACCTGATCACGGCACTGCCTATGACATCGCATGGAAGGGCATTGCCAAACCTTCGAGCATGATCGAGGCGATCAAGCTCGCTGCGAGATTGAAGCTCTGA
- a CDS encoding YjbQ family protein: MKSFRKELLFDVPTRRAFINITTKVEECLKESGIREGLVLVNAMHITASVFINDDESGLHHDFDTWLEKLAPHEPVSQYRHNSGEDNADGHLKRQIMGREVVVAITNSKLDFGPWEQVFYGEFDGRRKKRVLVKIIGD; encoded by the coding sequence ATGAAGAGCTTCAGAAAAGAACTTTTGTTTGATGTTCCGACGCGCAGGGCCTTTATCAATATCACAACTAAAGTTGAGGAATGCCTGAAGGAAAGCGGCATCAGAGAAGGGCTTGTGCTGGTAAATGCCATGCATATTACGGCATCAGTATTCATTAATGATGATGAGTCTGGGCTTCATCATGACTTTGACACATGGCTTGAAAAGCTTGCGCCGCATGAGCCTGTTTCGCAATACCGTCACAATTCAGGAGAGGACAACGCAGACGGCCATCTGAAGCGCCAGATCATGGGCAGGGAGGTTGTTGTTGCGATCACAAACAGCAAACTCGACTTCGGACCGTGGGAGCAGGTCTTCTATGGAGAATTCGACGGCAGAAGAAAAAAACGCGTGCTGGTCAAAATAATCGGCGATTAA
- a CDS encoding response regulator, with amino-acid sequence MDDVQPNLELMEAVFEKAGLQVHSALNADAALAVYIKERIDIAVLDVMMPGMNGFELCRRLKHFSEKEFLPVVLITALHDKKNRITGIEAGADDFITKPFDTQELLAKIRSLLKLKELHEQLDHSENVIFSLVLTLEARDHYTKGHSTRVGDLASEFGAFLGFPSRDQGVLKKAGVLHDIGKMALSETILKKPSGLTSEEAEEIRRHPTLGEDICKPLKSLREILPGIRHHHERWDGAGFPDNLHGRTIPLMARMLSILDAFDAMVSIRPYRGKRSTDDVISIMEKERLSGQWDPELTGIFIRMMRIMEKGDYTYA; translated from the coding sequence GTGGATGACGTCCAGCCAAACCTGGAACTGATGGAGGCTGTTTTCGAAAAGGCAGGCCTGCAGGTGCACTCTGCCTTGAATGCCGATGCAGCTCTGGCCGTGTACATAAAGGAGCGTATCGACATAGCGGTGCTCGATGTGATGATGCCCGGCATGAACGGTTTTGAGCTCTGCAGAAGGCTCAAGCATTTTTCAGAAAAAGAATTCCTTCCTGTTGTCCTTATAACAGCGCTCCATGACAAAAAAAACAGGATCACCGGCATAGAGGCAGGGGCTGACGACTTTATCACCAAACCCTTTGACACGCAGGAACTGCTCGCCAAGATCCGCTCGCTCCTTAAGTTAAAGGAGCTTCATGAACAGCTTGACCATTCAGAAAATGTCATCTTCAGCCTTGTCCTCACCCTGGAGGCAAGGGACCATTACACCAAAGGCCACTCAACCCGGGTCGGCGACCTTGCCTCTGAATTTGGCGCTTTTCTCGGTTTTCCATCCAGAGACCAGGGGGTCCTCAAAAAAGCCGGGGTCCTCCATGACATCGGCAAGATGGCGCTGAGCGAGACGATCCTCAAGAAACCTTCCGGGCTGACGAGCGAAGAGGCCGAAGAGATCAGGAGGCATCCGACACTCGGCGAGGATATCTGCAAACCTCTCAAATCCCTTCGCGAAATATTGCCCGGCATCAGGCACCATCATGAACGCTGGGACGGCGCAGGATTTCCTGATAATCTTCATGGCCGGACAATTCCGCTCATGGCAAGGATGCTTTCGATCCTCGATGCCTTTGATGCCATGGTCTCGATCCGGCCCTATCGCGGCAAAAGGTCCACGGATGACGTTATTTCAATCATGGAAAAAGAGCGGCTCTCGGGCCAGTGGGATCCTGAACTTACAGGCATATTCATTCGCATGATGCGCATCATGGAAAAAGGTGATTACACCTATGCTTAG
- a CDS encoding diguanylate cyclase: protein MLRIAIAGGGIGGSALISLLRADANTNLVGVFEKKLESPGIVLARKWSIPVFSRLEDLVKADPELVINVMGDADSSNQIREAFDQKIEVVEGVGARFLWEIIEKQKRAKIETIKTTADQKILHNLALKLGSADSLKGFFDLVLAKALDIADAPIGCMAVLRSRQMKIMASKGLSRKFLESASWNAMPERVMEGLFHKKDFCEIPDMSKTPDLSNPALAAEKIKSVLVCPIILRGEIAGAVYIFDFKPRLYSERQKNSLALVTAIVSLTIDRFALMKGVEEYKMKFAGLAGASHDAVFIADSNNLIISCNDTAAAMLGYTKDELAGKTMLSLIRNGNSDAALSKAAGKRLNLKAQEITIIDAHGNDLEVRLNAAVLKDKMQHAFGTIYVIRSLREELELKTAIEKKSFEFEELSQNLEKKVLERTEELEKTNRELERLNQIKGRFIANTGHELRTPLNSILGFSDVLLEKTFGQLNENQERYVKNIHAAGKHLLELINNVLDIAKIDAGKHEIIYESFRVRDFIEEVISIMKPLAEKKFIVISEMINNDVDLITADRVKIKQILYNLLSNAIKFTPEGGKVGVRVAYDDGPVDPAALTLTDSNVLKFSVWDTGVGIGPGDKERIFDEFEQADTTLSREYGGAGLGLALSKKLVELHGGTICVESSLGKGSTFIFTVPVTSVVEPAVPEEPEAIGLTFPWAKDEAPLLLVVEDDTATAELLTLHLSQAGYKVAHAYNGEEAIEKARSMAPFAITLDVMLPKKDGWEVLQTLKSDPQTADIPVIIHSVVDNKELAFALGATDYLMKPLDKEALLSKLDEINMALGKVVLPSSILIIEEEESVTNYFREIFEPQGYLIYTATEGRRGIDLAITLRPSIIFMDFSLSDMLSFDAIQELKENPYTNNTPIFILTERDISVEDRMTLMGKIERIVRKHSFDTKEMIDHIKELEILYPKRAGLIDELTGVFSHRYFQIRLAQEVEGATRYKLPLNLVLLDIDYFGNYVEKSGEFQGNIVLKKVSELLRRNIRGSDVVVRYGGDSFAVILPNTVISAGLSLSNRFNAIIKNYPFAHEEEQPKGKVTASVGIVFLDGQSTEELILCAEKALAHAIKKGGDRVEVYSREQHETEQVRS, encoded by the coding sequence ATGCTTAGGATCGCGATCGCAGGCGGCGGCATAGGCGGAAGCGCGCTCATATCTCTCCTGCGGGCTGACGCAAACACTAATCTGGTCGGCGTTTTCGAGAAAAAGCTTGAGTCGCCGGGCATTGTGCTCGCCAGAAAATGGAGCATCCCGGTCTTTTCGCGGCTTGAGGATCTTGTGAAGGCCGATCCCGAGCTCGTGATAAATGTTATGGGAGATGCGGACAGCAGCAACCAGATAAGAGAGGCCTTTGACCAGAAGATCGAGGTGGTGGAGGGCGTCGGAGCCCGTTTTCTCTGGGAGATCATCGAAAAACAGAAACGGGCAAAGATAGAAACGATCAAGACGACAGCAGATCAGAAAATTCTTCATAACCTTGCGCTGAAGCTCGGCTCAGCAGACTCGCTCAAGGGATTCTTCGATCTGGTCCTTGCCAAGGCCCTTGATATTGCTGATGCGCCCATTGGCTGCATGGCTGTGCTGAGAAGTCGTCAGATGAAGATAATGGCATCAAAGGGACTGAGCAGGAAATTCCTTGAGAGTGCTTCCTGGAACGCCATGCCTGAGCGTGTCATGGAGGGGCTCTTTCACAAAAAGGATTTCTGCGAGATCCCTGATATGTCAAAGACTCCTGACCTGAGCAATCCTGCGCTTGCCGCCGAAAAGATTAAGTCCGTCCTGGTCTGTCCCATCATCCTGAGAGGTGAAATAGCAGGGGCTGTCTATATTTTTGATTTTAAACCGCGCCTGTACTCTGAACGGCAAAAAAACTCCCTCGCGCTGGTCACGGCCATTGTCAGTCTCACCATAGACCGTTTTGCGCTGATGAAGGGTGTTGAAGAATACAAGATGAAGTTTGCAGGCCTTGCCGGAGCATCCCATGACGCGGTGTTCATCGCGGATTCCAACAACCTCATCATCTCCTGCAATGACACGGCAGCGGCTATGCTCGGATACACCAAAGACGAGCTGGCCGGAAAGACCATGCTGTCGCTCATCAGGAATGGCAACTCAGATGCTGCATTGAGCAAGGCGGCCGGCAAGCGGCTCAACCTTAAGGCGCAGGAAATAACGATCATTGATGCTCATGGCAACGATCTTGAGGTCAGGCTGAATGCCGCTGTACTGAAGGACAAGATGCAGCATGCCTTTGGGACGATCTATGTGATCAGGAGTCTGAGAGAAGAACTGGAGCTGAAGACCGCAATTGAAAAAAAGAGCTTTGAGTTTGAAGAGCTCAGCCAGAACCTTGAGAAGAAGGTCCTTGAAAGGACCGAGGAACTCGAAAAGACCAACCGCGAACTTGAAAGGCTGAACCAGATCAAGGGCAGATTTATCGCTAACACCGGTCATGAGCTCAGAACGCCGCTCAACTCGATCCTCGGCTTTTCTGATGTACTCCTCGAAAAAACGTTCGGTCAGCTGAATGAAAACCAGGAGCGGTATGTCAAGAATATCCATGCAGCGGGCAAACACCTGCTCGAACTGATCAATAATGTCCTGGATATAGCAAAGATCGATGCCGGCAAACACGAGATCATATACGAGTCATTCCGCGTCAGGGACTTTATCGAGGAAGTGATCTCGATCATGAAACCCCTTGCAGAGAAAAAGTTCATCGTGATATCTGAGATGATAAATAATGACGTGGATCTCATAACTGCAGACAGAGTGAAGATAAAACAGATCCTGTATAATCTCCTGTCGAATGCGATCAAGTTCACTCCGGAAGGCGGCAAGGTCGGCGTAAGAGTTGCCTATGACGATGGTCCGGTTGATCCTGCAGCGCTGACATTGACCGACAGCAATGTGCTGAAGTTCTCTGTCTGGGATACCGGCGTCGGCATAGGACCGGGAGACAAGGAGCGCATCTTCGACGAATTCGAACAGGCAGACACCACGCTCTCAAGAGAATATGGCGGTGCCGGCCTTGGGCTGGCGCTTTCAAAAAAACTTGTTGAACTCCACGGAGGCACGATCTGCGTCGAAAGCAGTCTGGGCAAAGGAAGCACGTTTATCTTTACCGTGCCGGTCACCTCTGTTGTTGAGCCTGCAGTGCCCGAGGAACCAGAGGCCATAGGGCTCACCTTTCCCTGGGCAAAGGATGAGGCTCCCCTGCTGCTTGTGGTGGAAGACGATACTGCCACGGCAGAGCTCCTGACGCTCCATCTCTCGCAGGCAGGATATAAGGTTGCCCATGCGTACAACGGTGAGGAGGCCATAGAAAAGGCCAGGAGCATGGCCCCGTTCGCCATTACCCTTGATGTCATGCTGCCGAAAAAGGACGGCTGGGAAGTGCTGCAGACGCTCAAGAGCGACCCGCAGACAGCAGATATACCGGTTATTATCCATTCCGTCGTCGATAACAAGGAGCTTGCCTTTGCACTCGGCGCAACTGACTATCTTATGAAGCCTCTTGATAAAGAGGCCTTACTCTCAAAGCTTGATGAAATTAATATGGCCCTGGGCAAGGTCGTTCTTCCCTCGTCGATCCTGATCATTGAAGAAGAAGAAAGCGTCACGAATTATTTCAGGGAGATCTTCGAGCCTCAGGGCTATCTCATCTATACAGCAACAGAAGGCAGGAGGGGGATCGATCTGGCTATTACGCTCAGGCCGAGCATTATTTTCATGGACTTCAGTCTCTCAGACATGCTCAGCTTTGATGCTATTCAGGAACTGAAGGAGAACCCGTATACCAATAATACGCCGATCTTTATTCTGACAGAGCGCGACATCTCGGTTGAAGACAGAATGACGCTGATGGGCAAGATCGAGCGCATTGTGCGGAAGCATTCCTTTGACACGAAAGAGATGATCGATCATATCAAGGAGCTCGAGATCCTCTATCCCAAGCGGGCAGGTTTGATCGATGAGCTTACCGGAGTATTCAGCCACCGCTATTTCCAGATCCGCCTTGCCCAGGAAGTTGAGGGGGCGACACGGTACAAACTTCCGCTGAACCTTGTGCTCCTCGATATCGATTACTTCGGCAACTATGTTGAAAAGAGCGGAGAGTTTCAGGGCAATATCGTTTTAAAGAAGGTCTCTGAACTCCTGCGAAGAAATATCCGCGGTTCAGATGTCGTGGTGCGTTATGGCGGCGACTCCTTTGCGGTAATCCTTCCCAATACCGTAATATCGGCAGGCCTGTCGCTCAGCAACAGGTTCAATGCTATCATTAAGAACTATCCCTTTGCCCATGAGGAAGAACAGCCTAAGGGTAAGGTCACGGCAAGCGTCGGCATCGTCTTTCTGGACGGCCAGTCAACTGAAGAACTGATCCTCTGTGCGGAAAAGGCGCTTGCCCATGCGATCAAGAAAGGCGGGGACAGGGTAGAGGTCTATTCCCGTGAGCAGCATGAAACCGAGCAGGTCAGATCTTAA